From the Solanum lycopersicum chromosome 10, SLM_r2.1 genome, one window contains:
- the LOC101255448 gene encoding uncharacterized protein — protein MSTMHRIPIVLIFCASLFLRLLPGLVRAAIVTLDSIEIYKKHEMFGSKPTVFFRCKGENWTILPDVKKKHVLYIFKGEESWQPLTELKHKKCKRCGIYEKDTIKPDDTFDEWELCPDDFTSPHGKYSHYTKKEFKATFLCPECVHHRDASHHSSGSQKGGKRSMHWAFMLLIGASVLILLVVGAVITYKCWKQKKRQNEQARFLKLFEEDDDIDDELGIGPLSHVI, from the exons aTGTCAACGATGCATCGAATTCCAATCGTGTTAATTTTTTGTGCCTCCCTTTTTCTCAGATTGCTCCCAG GATTAGTTAGAGCTGCAATTGTTACACTCGATTCGATTGAAATATATAAGAAACATGAAATGTTTGGATCAAAACCAACAGTATTTTTCCGATGTAAGGGCGAAAACTGGACAATTCTGCCAGATGTGAAGAAAAAACATGTCTTGTATATCTTCAAAGGCGAAGAGTCTTGGCAG CCTTTGACAGAGCTTAAACATAAGAAGTGCAAACGATGCGGGATCTATGAGAAGGATACAATAAAGCCTGACGATACGTTTGATGAGTGGGAGTTATGTCCTGATGATTTCACTAGTCCTCATGGGAAGTATAGTCATTACACAAAGAAAGAGTTCAAAGCCACATTTTTGTGTCCCGAGTGTGTCCACCATCGCGATG CTTCACATCACTCATCTGGCTCACAAAAAGGCGGAAAGAGATCAATGCACTGGGCTTTCATGCTTCTTATCGGTGCTTCAGTGTTGATTCTTTTAGTTGTTGGAGCAGTCATTACCTACAAATGTTGGAAGCAAAAAAAGAGGCAGAACGAGCAAGCTCGTTTCTTGAAGCTGTTTGAAGAGGACGATGACATAGATGACGAACTAGGCATTGGGCCGCTTAGTCATGTTATATAG
- the LOC104644383 gene encoding uncharacterized protein — protein sequence MAEFLKMNSPAIYGGRRRQLWQSPRVVDSVSCRQLYLRSAYTFSRKETVPQKTKKCLGKVRERVATGGKKKGKIGWRRRRVRRFTAVRRVKKICCAALCGVFRKLLACTATVDVVDHES from the coding sequence ATGGCGGAGTTTCTGAAGATGAATTCTCCGGCGATATACGGCGGCAGAAGACGGCAGCTCTGGCAGTCGCCGAGGGTTGTAGACTCCGTCTCCTGCCGCCAGCTGTATTTGAGGAGCGCTTATACGTTCTCGAGAAAAGAAACTGTTCCTCAAAAAACTAAGAAGTGTCTCGGAAAAGTCAGAGAAAGAGTTGCGACAGGCGGCAAAAAGAAGGGGAAAATCGGTTGGAGACGGCGGCGCGTGAGGAGGTTTACGGCGGTGAGGAGAGTGAAGAAAATTTGTTGTGCGGCGTTGTGCGGTGTTTTCCGAAAGCTGTTAGCCTGTACTGCTACTGTTGATGTGGTCGATCatgaaagttaa